The proteins below come from a single Miscanthus floridulus cultivar M001 chromosome 1, ASM1932011v1, whole genome shotgun sequence genomic window:
- the LOC136478084 gene encoding protein JASON-like, translating to MMGCLFGCFRASGGDGEAKGAGGQLAHPSLGPATTTSHQDGAGRRTRPPSRNALSAVFQREDEGSRVTQTASSWAEQSGERKGMDQELEPQANIQKSCGALLQTTNDIQRAVKDADSVHQKETHSGCLPVMSDDLHIMEVTKVENCETPSRSHQSSTVPDAMSSSKTNDELQTSATSLANNVEESTNENNTEACVQGVKQQQALDLAENFEECGVSKEDFIHPEKLEDPKCAKSDHVVSMEISMSDECSLFQSSEGSVSSSNKIIESMNTTSMEKSPKTEATIHATRKKLLKSNTSEVELPSLAQWLKPTNRKKAFRDEVVTGDGSHSAKSSDDDRPIIGMVAAHWKDKDPENFTSKWWDGNGIPNSTNKYKEDQKVSWHVTSFEERLEKALSEEKLLSERNCSSGKTSQFLGVEGEESDTAESNRLYATAYA from the exons ATGATGGGGTGCCTCTTCGGCTGCTTCCGAGCgtccggcggcgacggcgaggcgaAGGGCGCCGGCGGCCAGCTCGCGCATCCGTCCCTGGGCCCCGCGACGACGACGAGCCACCAG GATGGCGCGGGCAGGAGGACTAGGCCGCCGTCGAGGAACGCGCTCTCCGCCGTGTTCCAGCGAGAAG ATGAGGGATCGAGGGTGACGCAGACGGCGAGCTCGTGGGCGGAGCAGAGTGGTGAGAGGAAGGGGATGGATCAGGAGCTTGAGCCCCAG GCCAATATCCAAAAAAGCTGTGGTGCATTGCTGCAAACTACAAATGACATCCAAAGAGCGGTCAAAGATGCAGATTCAGTTCATCAGAAGGAAACACATTCAGGATGTCTTCCTGTTATGTCTGATGATCTACATATCATGGAAGTGACGAAGGTTGAGAACTGTGAAACTCCTTCAAGGTCTCATCAGAGCTCCACTGTACCAGATGCAATGAG TTCTTCAAAAACAAATGATGAGTTGCAGACTTCCGCTACTTCCCTTGCAAATAATGTGGAAGAGTCGACAAATGAGAACAATACTGAGGCTTGTGTGCAGGGTGTAAAACAACAACAAGCTCTGGATCTTGCTGAGAATTTTGAAGAATGTGGGGTTTCAAAAGAAGATTTCATTCACCCTGAAAAATTAGAGGATCCAAAGTGTGCAAAGAGTGACCATGTGGTCTCTATGGAAATTTCAATGTCTGATGAATGTTCTCTTTTCCAGAGCTCCGAGGGTTCTGTATCATCTTCTAATAAGATAATTGAGAGCATGAATACAACATCTATGGAGAAGTCCCCAAAAACTGAGGCAACTATTCATGCCACCAGAAAGAAGCTATTGAAGAGCAACACTTCAGAAGTGGAGCTGCCAAGCTTAGCCCAATGGTTGAAGCCTACAAATCGTAAGAAAGCATTCAGAGATGAGGTTGTGACAGGAGACGGATCTCATTCAGCTAAGAGTTCAGATGATGATAGGCCTATTATTGGAATGGTTGCAGCACACTGGAAAGATAAAGATCCAGAAAATTTTACCTCTAAATGGTGGGATGGAAATGGCATTCCCAATTCAACAAACAAGTATAAAGAA GATCAGAAGGTGAGTTGGCATGTAACATCATTTGAGGAGAGGCTTGAGAAGGCTTTATCTGAAGAGAAGTTGCTCTCTGAAAG GAACTGTTCAAGTGGAAAGACATCTCAGTTTTTGGGAGTGGAAGGCGAGGAGAGTGATACGGCTGAATCTAATCGTCTATATGCTACTGCTTATGCATGA
- the LOC136478096 gene encoding transcription factor JUNGBRUNNEN 1-like, with translation MVAKEFGREVISMDKVKRDGEALIAAGAGDEEEHDVVLPGFRFHPTDEELVTFYLRRKVARKPLSMEIIKEMDIYKHDPWDLPKASTVGGEKEWYFFCLRGRKYRNSIRPNRVTGSGFWKATGIDRPIYPAAAAGSAATANPGESIGLKKSLVYYRGSAGKGTKTDWMMHEFRLPPAAAATDASPSMQEAEVWTICRIFKRNIAYKRQPQQQPAWRQQAGSNAPPPILAESSSNTGSFESDGGGDEYMNCLPVPDTAPGLHRQHRIGSMLNGGGVSVTGSSSFFREGVHTQQFQGQWLNRFPAPAAIEQKPQLLDSSAMTIAFHQNDQSVAATAVTNDQCYKDGYWDEIARFMEVNDPTVLYDCRYA, from the exons ATGGTTGCCAAGGAGTTTGGAAGAGAAGTAATAAGCATGGACAAGGTGAAGAGAGACGGAGAGGCGCTCATCGCCGCCGGAGCCGGAGACGAAGAGGAACATGACGTGGTGCTCCCGGGGTTCCGGTTCCACCCGACCGACGAGGAGCTCGTCACGTTCTACCTCCGCCGGAAGGTGGCGAGGAAGCCGCTCAGCATGGAGATCATCAAGGAGATGGACATCTACAAGCATGATCCATGGGACCTCCCTA AGGCGAGCACGGTTGGTGGAGAGAAGGAATGGTACTTCTTCTGCCTGAGAGGAAGGAAGTACCGGAACAGCATCAGGCCCAACAGGGTCACCGGCTCCGGCTTCTGGAAGGCCACCGGCATCGACCGGCCGATCTaccctgccgccgccgctggtaGTGCCGCCACCGCAAACCCCGGCGAGTCCATCGGGCTCAAGAAATCCCTCGTGTACTACCGCGGCAGCGCCGGCAAGGGCACCAAGACCGACTGGATGATGCacgagttccgcctcccgccggccgccgccgccaccgacgcCTCCCCGAGCATGCAAGAAGCT GAGGTGTGGACCATCTGCAGGATCTTCAAGAGGAACATCGCCTACAAGAggcagccgcagcagcagccggcgtGGAGGCAGCAGGCGGGTAGCAACGCTCCGCCGCCGATACTGGCGGAGTCCAGCTCCAACACGGGGAGCTTCGAGTCCGACGGCGGCGGGGACGAGTACATGAACTGCCTGCCGGTGCCAGACACCGCTCCGGGCCTGCACCGGCAGCATCGGATTGGCAGCATGCTGAACGGAGGAGGTGTCAGTGTCActggcagcagcagcttcttcagGGAGGGCGTGCACACCCAGCAGTTCCAGGGGCAGTGGCTGAACCGCTTCCCTGCGCCAGCAGCAATAGAGCAGAAACCGCAGCTCCTCGATTCGTCGGCGATGACCATTGCGTTCCATCAGAACGATCAGagcgtcgccgccaccgccgtgaCGAATGATCAGTGCTACAAGGACGGGTACTGGGACGAGATTGCAAGGTTCATGGAGGTCAATGATCCAACAGTACTTTACGACTGTAGATACGCTTGA